In the genome of Candidatus Sysuiplasma jiujiangense, the window CGTTTATTAACAGGTGATCGAAAATGGAATTCAGAAAAGAAATTGATTCTCTTGGCGAAGTGGCTGTTCCGGCGGATGCATATTATGGAGCCCAGACCCAGCGTGCTCTTCAGAATTTCCAGATTAGCGGAATCCACCCGTTTGATGAATTTCTCTGGGCAACGGCAGCAGTTAAACTCGCGGCAGCAAGGGCCAACATGATGACGGGTGAACTCGATGCCGGGAAAGGGGAGGCGATTGCCAGGGCAGCACAGGAAATACTCGAGGGCAGACTCAGGGAACAGTTTGTTGTGGATGTTTTTCAGGCAGGGGCCGGCACGTCCCACAATATGAACGCAAACGAGGTGATAGCAAACCGTGCTATTGAACTCCTTGGAGGCAGACGAGGCGACTATACCTTGGTTCATCCCAATGACCATGTTAACATGTCACAGTCCACCAACGACACCGTTCCGACAGCAATCCGCATCTCATCCATCAGACTTATATCTGAGCTGAATGCTGAACTCAAACTGCTCATAGAATCGCTGAACCGAAAGGGGAGAGAGTTCGACAATGTTGTAAAATCGGGAAGAACCCATCTGGAGGATGCAGCGCCAGTAAGGCTTGGCCAGGAATTCAGGGCATATGCCGACATGCTTGATTATGATATGAAGAGGCTTGCCCACGTGATGGAAAACCTGTCGGAACTGAACATCGGTGCAACTGCCGTTGGAACCGGAGTTAACGCCGATCCGCTTTACGTGAAGAAAGTGGTGAGTGAGCTGACCTCAATTACAGGTTTCAGGCTGAAGAATGGAAAAAGTCTCATGGCGCTTACGCAGTCGATGACAGACTTCGTTGAAGCATCGGGAGCTGTGAAGGCGCTGTCTTCTGATATCACAAAGATTGCAAATGACATCAGACTCATGAATTCGGGTCCTGTGACAGGCCTTGGGGAAATCACTGTTCCGCCTGTTCAGCCCGGCTCTTCAATAATGCCGGGAAAGGTCAATCCTGTTATTGCTGAATGCATGAACATGATTGCATTCCAGTGCATGGGCAATGATCTGTCGCTTCTGTTTGCGTCCCAGGCCGGACAGCTTGAGCTGAATGTGATGATGCCCCTAATAGCCTTCGATATGCTCTTTTCGCTCAGGATTATGAAGAATGGTTTGCGTATGTTCCGCGAAAAACTGATAGACGGAATTGCAGCCAACGAACAGAAATGCAGGGAAATGGTCGAAAGATCGCCCGGAATTGCTCTGGTGCTCAATCCTTACATCGGATACGGAAGGGCGGCAGAGGCGGTGAAGGAATCGCTGAAGACAGGTAAGGCAATCAGGCAGATCGTGCTGGAAAGAGGATGGCTGGACAGCAAGATACTAGACAGCGTACTTGATTTCTACGCGATGACCGAGCCGGGGATAAAGGGGAAGAAACCCGGCAGGCGTTCAAATTGAATTAATGCGGAAGCGGCGTTCAGCGGGATGCAACTCCGTGATCCACGGAGGCTTTTCATGTATTCGCCAAGCCATGAATAAAATGGGCCATGCCGCGCCATGTTTCCCAGTGTTTCGATATGTTGACTGTGAATGATGCGCTTGCGTTGCGCTGATTGTGTGTTGTTTAATCATCTATTTATAATCCCTGCTTTTTGCTCATTACTGAAACGCTGATAAACCGAGGTTATAAGAATGGTTGAGGCAAGTGTTCAGGCAGGGGCTCCGGCCCAGGTCACCCAGAGACGGAGAGTTACCAGAGGCGAATACGTTGTTGCTTTCAATGAGGAAACAAACCCCGAAGTCAATGTGATAAGGTTCAACCCCACAAACGGCCAGATGTTTGATTTTGAACCGGGACAGTTTGTTTCGATTTCTGCTGTCAAACCAGACGGCAAGAAGATCGCAAGGGACTATTCAATCTTCTCCCCTCCCTCCTTCAGGGATGGCTTCGAGCTCTGCATCAAAAGAGTTGAGGGCGGCTTTATGTCAAACTACCTCTGCGATCTGAAGAATGGCGACAAAATAAATGCAATAGGGCCAATGGGTGCATTCACTATCAGGAAGCCGCTGCCGCCCGAAATATTCTTCGTTTCGACCGGAACCGGCGTCGCACCATTCAGGAGCATGGCTGAAACAATGCTTTCGCAGGGCGTAGGCGAGCAGATATATCTGATATTCGGAACAAGGCACCCGGAAGACATCATTTACCGCTCCTATTTCGAGGAACTTGAGAGCAAGTACAGCAATTTCCATTATCTGCCCACTCTCAGCAGGGCAGATGACACCTGGAAGGGTCACAGGGGGCATGTCCAGGAAACGCTGAAGAAATACCTGCAGGATCCTGCAAGGAAGGATGTCTATATATGCGGCCTGCAGATAATGGTCGACCAGGTGAAGGATCTGGCTGTTTCCTCGGGGGTCAGTCCAAACAATGTCTACTATGAGCGTTATGACTGAATGCAGTTTCGTCAGTGCCCCTCAAGACAACCGCACATTCAATCAGCATTAAATACGAATTAATGTTCACAGGTACAGCAGGTAATCCCGCTGTAAAACTGCAGGTGATAATGCTGCCGGAATACAAGCTGCCGGAACGATGTGACGAATGCCCTTTTTTTATACAGGTCTTCACTCAGGAGCTGAAGAGGCGGACACCGGATGGCCTGAAATCGGTTCCTGTTCTCACCGGGCTGTGCGGTGCGATGCGCCTGAGTGAAATAAGGGTGAATGTTCCGCGGTACGAAACAACGCACAGGCGCGCAGGTGACTCAAAATGCTATTTTTCATCGGGGGAGGGCATAGTGCTCTCCACGAAGGTTGCATGGCTTGTCGAAAAACAGAGGATTCTCAAAACCTCGAGCTGATGACATGCAATCAGAAAATTCTTGACGCGTGCGCCATTTCCGACGTGGCAGCCTCTCCTGTGCCCTGATCGGAAATTGCGATAAGGCCTACAGACACATCCTGCTCGTAGAGTGCAACGCCCTTCTCCACAGCCTGCTGCGGATGCATTCCACCCTCAATCAAATCGTAGACCGTTTTGGAAAGGACCTTCCTTATTATTTCCTCACCTATCCCGGTTGCAGCAACAGCCCCGGCACTGCCGGCATAAATGCCGCAGCCGATCATAGGCACATCGCCAACCCTCCCTTTCAGCGCTGGAAAAGTTCCGCCTGTTGAGTTTGCTGCCGCAAACTCTCCATCTGCATCTCTCCCAACCGCCCCTACTGTGTCCACATTGTAATATCTCCAGTTTTCAGGCCACTTTGGTCTCTTCCCTGACTTGAATTCCTCAAGTCCGGTCCTGAGCCTTTCCCTCGTCCTTTGCGTACTGTTGTCGTATTTCCCGAAGCCCTTCTTTTCAGCAAATTCCTGGGCACCTTCGGCAACAAGCAGAATATGCGGCGTCTTCATCACTTCACAGGCGACCCTGATGGGATTCCTGATCTCCCTGAGGGAGGCGACCGCTCCGCATTTGCCTGCTGATGTCATAACTGCTGCGTCCATATAGGCGACACCGTCAAATCTCAGTACAGAACCAGTTCCTGCATTGAAACGATCATCGTCTTCCATTACCGTGACTGCCTCCACAACCGCCTCGAGAGCGCTTCCGCCTGTCCGGAGAAAGGAAAACCCTGTTTCGGCAGCACGCGCCGGTCCGTCGCTCAGACTCGCGGGAGACCCTGCGCCTCCGTGGACTGCGATCCCATATTTCACGGCAGACCATCCGTTCTTATTATCTCAAACTTTTGGAACCTTTTGCCGTTATTTTGCTCCGTAGGCATGCGTATTCTGTCTGTTCACAGACAGATGCTGCAGGCTGATTCAAAGCAGTTCGTCCAGCAGGGCAGGCAGATCCCTCCTTACGCATACAAACATAGGCGTATCCCTCACAGTGTAGCGGCTTGCTTCCGTATTTCGCAATTCCATCACGAGTGTCTGAAAAGCATACAGGTCGTTTCCGTCGAAGGACAGGAAGAAATCCTGATCTCCGATTCCGAACGAATAAGCTGTGTTAATGCGCACACCGGGATATTTCCTGCCGACCATGATATGCTCCTGCATTATTCTCCTTCTCTCCTGCGGTGAAAGCAGATACCATTCCCTTGTCTTTATGAAGGGGTAGACAAAAAGCAGCTCCCCTTCCCCACTCTTCAGATGCACTTCAGATTCGCCGTCCGCGCTGTACTCGGAAGAGCGTTTTGTGCACAGATAGGTGTAGGGTGTCTCCAGATATCTGAACAGTTTCAGTTTGCGGGAGGCAGCAAGCCTGCGCTGCATTTCCAGAACATCCGCATGGCTGAAATGCAGCATGAAGTCGGTTTCAGGCCGCAGCCCTGCCAGCGAATAGGAGTTCACGAGCAGCCCGCTGTTCTCCATGTAGCCGCTGAATTCCTCTTTCATCTGCGTTCTCTCTACCCCGCTTCTGTCCATTGCCTGTCTTGAAATTCTGTAGAAGGCAAAGTTATGTATCTCAGTTCTTCCGTCCCGGCTGTCTTCGCCCATTGAAATCACACAAAATATTCCACTCGCTGCTTTTTGTATTCCTTGGTGCTGTAAAGTATGACATAGTCCGCTATTCCAGTCTGTTTTGAAATTTCCTCAGCAATCTTTTCACATTCCTTCCTCTCCCTGCCGTGTATCATCGTAAAAGTGCTGTATGGCCAGTCTTCATAAGTCGGGCGCATATAACAATGGCTCACCTCATTGATTTTGGACGTCACATCAGCAATCCTTGCAGAATCCTGCTCATCAGCCTTCCAGCAGACCATCCCGTTAGCCACAAATCCGGCCTTCTGATGTCTCAGGATCGCCGCAAATCTCCTCATGACACCGAGCCTCTGGTAGTAGTCGAACTTCCCGAAGAGTTCTTTTACGCTCATGCCCAGTTCATCAGCCACAGGATTGAACGGCCTCTCAATGATACGAATATCTTTCTGGGTTGCCCTTATGAACCTCTTGTCATCCTCGCCCGCCGAAAATGGCGTTTCCCACTGTCTTCTGTCTTTCTGTTGCTTCATTTCTTCCCCGGTCATATTGAGTCTAACGCCAATCTTGTAGAGTTTCAGCGCAGGAAGGAGATGCCAGCGGCGGATCCCATTCTCCTCTGCAAGCCTGGCCGCCTCGGCCGTGACATCTGTTCCGGGAGGCGTCGCCAGCGTGAACCAGAGATTGAATTCACTGTCCCTCCTGTAATTGTGGCTCACTCCGGGATGCATGTTTATGCGTTCAGCAACGGCATCCACATCCCCATCCCCCACAGCAAAAGATACGAGAGTGCTGGAATACCCAAGTCTTCTGGTGTCGTAGATTGCGTTAATCTGCCTGATTATTCCGGATGCTTTCAGCTTCGAAACACGCGAAATTGCGTCGCTTTCATCAGTGCCGACCTTCCTTCCGATTGCAGCGAACGGCTTCTCGTCCAGCGGGAATTCCCACTGTATTTCGTTCAGCAGTTTTCTATCCGTACCGTCGAGCAAGTCTGTGGCATCCTCATGTCTGCCATCACTCCTGCTTATCAAACGAATTCACCTTCCTGACGGCAAGCTCGGCCGCCTCGGCCTTCCTTCCCTGATCCAGCAGTATCCATATTTCAGGATCGTATACAATGGAGCAGAGCATCTCCCGTCTGCGTGACATTTCGGGTATGGAATGGCGAAGTCTGCTCCTGAGCGCTGTCTGCAAATCAAGCATTTCCCAGAAACTTCTGTTAAGTGCATTCATTATTGTCTCTTTAGTAAATCTTGCCATGGTAGGGGACATTCCGTTTGTGGAAATGGATATTGTAAGCGGTCCTCCCTTGATCATAGAACCGAAATAAACATCTGATGATGTTACGTCGACGTTATTGCACAATATCCCCTTTTCAGCACAGTAGTTCATCACGACATTGTTGAATTCGTGATCGTCGGTCGCGCATATAACCAGAAAGGGATTGCCAATTGCCTTCAGAATGTCATTTCCATG includes:
- a CDS encoding Lrp/AsnC family transcriptional regulator, encoding MLDGTDRKLLNEIQWEFPLDEKPFAAIGRKVGTDESDAISRVSKLKASGIIRQINAIYDTRRLGYSSTLVSFAVGDGDVDAVAERINMHPGVSHNYRRDSEFNLWFTLATPPGTDVTAEAARLAEENGIRRWHLLPALKLYKIGVRLNMTGEEMKQQKDRRQWETPFSAGEDDKRFIRATQKDIRIIERPFNPVADELGMSVKELFGKFDYYQRLGVMRRFAAILRHQKAGFVANGMVCWKADEQDSARIADVTSKINEVSHCYMRPTYEDWPYSTFTMIHGRERKECEKIAEEISKQTGIADYVILYSTKEYKKQRVEYFV
- a CDS encoding oxidoreductase; amino-acid sequence: MVEASVQAGAPAQVTQRRRVTRGEYVVAFNEETNPEVNVIRFNPTNGQMFDFEPGQFVSISAVKPDGKKIARDYSIFSPPSFRDGFELCIKRVEGGFMSNYLCDLKNGDKINAIGPMGAFTIRKPLPPEIFFVSTGTGVAPFRSMAETMLSQGVGEQIYLIFGTRHPEDIIYRSYFEELESKYSNFHYLPTLSRADDTWKGHRGHVQETLKKYLQDPARKDVYICGLQIMVDQVKDLAVSSGVSPNNVYYERYD
- a CDS encoding isoaspartyl peptidase/L-asparaginase, with translation MKYGIAVHGGAGSPASLSDGPARAAETGFSFLRTGGSALEAVVEAVTVMEDDDRFNAGTGSVLRFDGVAYMDAAVMTSAGKCGAVASLREIRNPIRVACEVMKTPHILLVAEGAQEFAEKKGFGKYDNSTQRTRERLRTGLEEFKSGKRPKWPENWRYYNVDTVGAVGRDADGEFAAANSTGGTFPALKGRVGDVPMIGCGIYAGSAGAVAATGIGEEIIRKVLSKTVYDLIEGGMHPQQAVEKGVALYEQDVSVGLIAISDQGTGEAATSEMAHASRIF
- a CDS encoding bifunctional precorrin-2 dehydrogenase/sirohydrochlorin ferrochelatase, giving the protein MEETLNSIGDDNGSSPEHAGHFPLLINLAERDVVIVGGGDIAFHKAALLSPYAGSVTVYSDTFSDDFENLNVGKIKAHGNDILKAIGNPFLVICATDDHEFNNVVMNYCAEKGILCNNVDVTSSDVYFGSMIKGGPLTISISTNGMSPTMARFTKETIMNALNRSFWEMLDLQTALRSRLRHSIPEMSRRREMLCSIVYDPEIWILLDQGRKAEAAELAVRKVNSFDKQE
- a CDS encoding chlorite dismutase family protein; this encodes MGEDSRDGRTEIHNFAFYRISRQAMDRSGVERTQMKEEFSGYMENSGLLVNSYSLAGLRPETDFMLHFSHADVLEMQRRLAASRKLKLFRYLETPYTYLCTKRSSEYSADGESEVHLKSGEGELLFVYPFIKTREWYLLSPQERRRIMQEHIMVGRKYPGVRINTAYSFGIGDQDFFLSFDGNDLYAFQTLVMELRNTEASRYTVRDTPMFVCVRRDLPALLDELL
- a CDS encoding aspartate ammonia-lyase translates to MEFRKEIDSLGEVAVPADAYYGAQTQRALQNFQISGIHPFDEFLWATAAVKLAAARANMMTGELDAGKGEAIARAAQEILEGRLREQFVVDVFQAGAGTSHNMNANEVIANRAIELLGGRRGDYTLVHPNDHVNMSQSTNDTVPTAIRISSIRLISELNAELKLLIESLNRKGREFDNVVKSGRTHLEDAAPVRLGQEFRAYADMLDYDMKRLAHVMENLSELNIGATAVGTGVNADPLYVKKVVSELTSITGFRLKNGKSLMALTQSMTDFVEASGAVKALSSDITKIANDIRLMNSGPVTGLGEITVPPVQPGSSIMPGKVNPVIAECMNMIAFQCMGNDLSLLFASQAGQLELNVMMPLIAFDMLFSLRIMKNGLRMFREKLIDGIAANEQKCREMVERSPGIALVLNPYIGYGRAAEAVKESLKTGKAIRQIVLERGWLDSKILDSVLDFYAMTEPGIKGKKPGRRSN